Proteins co-encoded in one Rubrobacter aplysinae genomic window:
- a CDS encoding ABC transporter permease, translating into MIGFIARRVVLMLITLFIIVSATWFLMQLLPGSPFNAEKLSAEQEAIMNERYGLDEPLLVQYGRYMLNVAHGDLGVSFYYENQPVSDIIASRLPVSTFLGAQAIIFGTAAGLLLGAVGAMRHNTWADSGSVILAVLGKSFPNFVFAAILQYLLGFKLQWLPQAGFDSYVFSILPSLALSVFVIAIVARFIRSEMLEVLGQDYVTLAKSKGISQSTLVIRHVLKNSLIPIITILGPLIVSLVTGSLVVEQIFAIPGIGNQFVNSIFENDYSMILGTTIFFAALFIVSILIQDILYTIVDPRMRLAGAKE; encoded by the coding sequence ATGATCGGGTTCATAGCACGACGTGTGGTGCTGATGTTGATAACGCTGTTCATAATCGTCAGCGCGACGTGGTTCCTCATGCAGCTCCTGCCGGGCTCCCCCTTCAACGCCGAGAAGCTCTCTGCCGAGCAAGAGGCCATCATGAACGAGCGGTACGGCCTCGACGAGCCGCTGCTGGTACAGTACGGCCGGTACATGCTCAACGTGGCGCACGGAGACCTCGGGGTCTCGTTCTACTACGAGAACCAGCCCGTGAGCGACATCATCGCCTCCCGGCTGCCCGTGTCCACCTTTCTGGGAGCACAGGCCATAATCTTCGGCACCGCCGCCGGGTTGTTGCTCGGGGCCGTCGGCGCGATGCGGCACAATACCTGGGCGGACTCCGGGTCGGTGATACTGGCGGTGCTCGGCAAGTCGTTCCCCAACTTCGTCTTCGCCGCTATCCTACAGTACCTGCTCGGGTTCAAGCTGCAGTGGCTGCCGCAGGCGGGCTTCGACAGCTATGTGTTCTCTATACTGCCCTCATTGGCGCTGTCCGTGTTCGTCATCGCCATCGTGGCGCGATTTATCAGATCCGAGATGCTCGAGGTACTGGGACAGGACTACGTGACGCTGGCGAAGTCCAAGGGCATTAGCCAGTCCACGCTCGTCATCCGGCACGTCCTCAAGAACTCGCTGATACCCATCATTACCATCCTCGGGCCGCTTATCGTGTCGCTGGTCACCGGGTCGCTGGTGGTGGAGCAGATCTTCGCCATACCGGGGATAGGCAACCAGTTCGTGAACTCCATCTTCGAGAACGACTACTCGATGATCCTGGGGACCACGATCTTCTTCGCCGCCCTGTTCATAGTGAGCATCCTGATACAGGACATCCTGTACACCATCGTGGACCCGAGGATGCGCCTGGCTGGAGCGAAGGAGTAA
- a CDS encoding peptide ABC transporter substrate-binding protein has protein sequence MSEVRAASSGITRRDFLKFGGAGLAGVGLLGTAGCGVFSGGQGGDGGGSGGSGGSGGNTLNGYLPQDIPDMSSTTTTDTNSFSLLANTNEGLYRLDENEEPQPAQAESVDVSSDKLTYTFKLRDGITWSNGDPVTSQDFKYAWLRAMDPETSGEYAYIIADFVEGGSEFSGGDGSEGDVAIDAPDDKTLEVRLVNPAPYFLGLMAFPTYFPLNQKFVEQQGDSFAQGADSLLYNGPYKFTEFDPAGGVKLEKNQDYWDASNVGIQNINLDVIKEANTALNLYETGDLDYARITADKADRYADNPDVASIPEFSSFYFTLNIEDPVISNRNIRKAIQLGFNSQDYVDTVLNDDSIPATGLVPEKVSSGAEGTTFREMAGDPINGFDVDQAQEYWAKGVEELGEKPTLSLLTTDDTVGQDSATFMQNQLKKNLGAEIEIEQVPFSTALDRQGNGDFQVSLATGWGADYDDPMTFLDLWTSGSDFNYANFDNEEYDQLIADAKAESDFEERAEMLVQAEKLLIADGAALAPNYYRVTNYLQKQYIENPVRHPYGAEFDFKYWKLNK, from the coding sequence GTGAGTGAGGTCAGGGCGGCCAGTAGCGGTATCACCCGGCGTGACTTCCTGAAGTTTGGCGGCGCCGGTCTGGCCGGAGTAGGGCTGCTGGGCACGGCGGGCTGCGGCGTGTTCAGCGGCGGCCAGGGCGGTGATGGCGGCGGCTCCGGCGGCTCTGGCGGCTCCGGCGGCAATACGCTGAACGGGTATTTGCCCCAGGACATCCCCGACATGAGCTCCACCACGACCACCGACACCAACTCATTCTCCTTGTTGGCGAACACGAACGAGGGCCTGTACCGGCTCGACGAGAACGAGGAGCCCCAGCCGGCGCAGGCCGAGAGCGTGGACGTAAGCTCCGACAAGCTGACGTACACCTTCAAGCTGCGGGACGGCATCACGTGGTCCAACGGAGACCCGGTAACAAGCCAGGACTTCAAGTACGCCTGGCTGCGGGCGATGGACCCGGAGACCTCCGGGGAGTACGCCTACATCATCGCGGACTTCGTCGAGGGCGGCTCGGAGTTTTCGGGCGGAGACGGCAGCGAGGGCGACGTGGCCATAGACGCCCCGGACGACAAGACGCTGGAGGTAAGGCTCGTCAACCCCGCGCCGTACTTCCTCGGTCTTATGGCATTCCCGACCTACTTCCCGCTCAACCAGAAGTTCGTCGAGCAGCAGGGCGACAGCTTCGCCCAGGGGGCCGACTCCCTGCTCTACAACGGCCCCTACAAGTTCACCGAGTTCGATCCCGCCGGCGGCGTGAAGCTGGAGAAGAACCAGGACTACTGGGACGCCTCAAACGTCGGCATACAGAACATAAACCTCGACGTGATCAAGGAAGCCAACACCGCGCTAAACCTCTACGAGACCGGCGACCTCGACTACGCCAGGATAACGGCCGACAAGGCCGACCGCTACGCCGACAACCCGGACGTAGCCAGCATCCCCGAGTTCTCGTCGTTCTACTTTACGCTCAACATCGAGGACCCGGTTATCTCCAACCGCAATATCCGCAAGGCGATACAGCTCGGCTTCAACTCCCAGGATTACGTGGACACGGTCCTGAACGACGACTCGATACCGGCGACGGGGCTGGTCCCCGAGAAAGTCTCCTCTGGTGCGGAAGGGACGACTTTCCGCGAGATGGCGGGGGACCCGATAAACGGCTTCGACGTGGACCAGGCCCAGGAGTACTGGGCAAAAGGCGTGGAAGAGCTGGGCGAGAAGCCCACCCTCTCGCTGCTTACCACCGACGACACCGTCGGACAGGACTCGGCCACGTTCATGCAGAACCAGCTCAAGAAGAACCTCGGGGCCGAGATCGAGATAGAGCAGGTGCCGTTCTCGACGGCGCTCGACCGGCAGGGCAACGGTGACTTCCAGGTTAGCCTCGCCACCGGCTGGGGCGCGGACTATGACGACCCGATGACCTTCCTCGACCTGTGGACCAGCGGCTCGGACTTCAACTACGCCAACTTCGACAACGAGGAGTACGACCAGCTCATCGCCGACGCCAAGGCCGAGTCGGACTTCGAGGAGCGGGCCGAGATGCTGGTCCAGGCCGAGAAGCTGCTCATCGCCGACGGGGCGGCGCTCGCGCCCAACTACTATCGCGTCACCAACTATCTCCAGAAGCAGTACATAGAGAACCCTGTAAGGCACCCTTACGGGGCTGAGTTCGACTTCAAGTACTGGAAGCTGAACAAGTAG
- a CDS encoding C40 family peptidase — MELAALAPVPVRSGPEPGSELVTELVTGETLVPLQTLEECGGWPGVVVPGHPSSLDERGYPGLVPPDAALVSADGWSPDLTVSRPNRAGLPLGTLLQTKAGETMLPDGGKVELDPDDALPVGASADTTADSARQHSAIGLARAMIGLPYRWGGTDSTAGMDCSGLVFRIMRALGVTVPRDSGDQFYRAPFNRGKSQAGWETARPGDLVFFGERAVTHVGFYLGGGEYISAHGGRQTGCVTVRAMTDDPYQGFARYQ, encoded by the coding sequence GTGGAGCTCGCCGCCCTCGCCCCGGTGCCGGTGCGCTCCGGCCCTGAGCCCGGCTCCGAGCTGGTGACGGAGCTTGTGACGGGCGAGACGCTCGTGCCGCTCCAGACTCTTGAAGAGTGTGGAGGCTGGCCCGGGGTGGTGGTGCCCGGCCACCCGAGTAGCCTGGATGAGCGGGGCTATCCGGGCCTGGTCCCGCCGGACGCCGCGCTCGTCTCCGCGGACGGCTGGAGCCCGGATCTCACGGTGTCTAGGCCTAACCGGGCCGGTCTCCCGCTCGGCACGCTCCTGCAGACGAAAGCCGGGGAGACGATGCTACCTGACGGGGGGAAGGTGGAACTCGACCCCGACGACGCCCTCCCCGTCGGCGCCTCCGCCGACACCACCGCCGACTCGGCCCGCCAGCACTCCGCCATCGGCCTCGCGCGGGCCATGATCGGCCTGCCCTACCGTTGGGGCGGCACGGACTCTACGGCCGGGATGGACTGCTCCGGGCTCGTGTTCCGAATCATGCGGGCCCTCGGCGTCACCGTGCCCCGCGATTCCGGCGACCAGTTCTATCGCGCCCCGTTCAACAGAGGCAAAAGTCAGGCGGGCTGGGAGACCGCCCGTCCGGGAGACCTCGTGTTCTTCGGGGAAAGGGCCGTTACCCACGTCGGCTTCTACCTCGGTGGCGGCGAGTACATCTCCGCTCACGGCGGGAGGCAGACCGGCTGCGTCACGGTCCGCGCCATGACCGACGACCCCTACCAGGGCTTCGCCCGCTACCAGTAA
- a CDS encoding peptide ABC transporter substrate-binding protein, producing MRCEARSGEPGGGGGPPRLTAILAPLVLAAALLLPAGCGLLSGEPEAEVSGPGNDEFNDQLQGGISSLDPAASSESALAVLGNVGEGLYRRDESGEPVPGMAESVEVGDDRLRYTFTLREGVRWSNGEPVTARDFEYAWLRAMDPETDSENAYLLTDFIRGGAEFAAGDAGREDVGVKATGERTLEVTLRSPTPFFLDLTTLPVYLPLKEGFVAPWGEEFGESTESLLYNGPYEMTGFDPERGVRLEKREGYWDSGSVGTRIVDARTAPGAGLGKYESGELDVAILGPRQVPRHETEEGFEQHTDFATFSLYLNDQDAALGNLSLRKAVRSGFDRDSFVEAALGDGSVPAYGYVPYAMSSGGEGDEEETFRERAGDAVPAVGTAGARRYWERGVRELGREPTLTILTSHEEEDREAAALLQEQLEERLGARVEVRIVPPDVLLERQEAGEYQILASRETAYYDDPASYLDPRSSGSPLEGLRPIGPRYEELIAEARREPDPGRRARLLARAERILVREKALVAPVFYPGDSYLINPAVQGYAVSPYGVPVDYRHVKVQR from the coding sequence GTGCGTTGCGAGGCAAGATCCGGAGAACCGGGCGGGGGAGGCGGGCCGCCCAGGCTAACGGCGATACTGGCGCCGCTGGTGCTGGCGGCGGCGCTGCTCTTGCCCGCCGGTTGCGGCCTGCTGTCCGGGGAGCCCGAGGCCGAGGTCTCCGGGCCCGGTAACGACGAGTTCAACGACCAGCTCCAGGGCGGTATCTCTAGCCTGGACCCCGCCGCCAGCTCGGAGAGCGCGCTCGCCGTGCTCGGTAACGTCGGAGAGGGGCTGTACCGGCGGGACGAGAGTGGGGAGCCCGTGCCCGGTATGGCGGAGAGCGTGGAGGTCGGCGACGACCGGCTCCGCTACACCTTCACCCTGCGCGAGGGCGTCCGGTGGTCCAACGGCGAGCCCGTCACCGCCCGGGACTTCGAGTACGCCTGGCTGCGGGCGATGGACCCCGAGACGGACAGCGAGAACGCGTACCTCCTGACGGACTTCATCCGGGGCGGGGCGGAGTTCGCCGCCGGGGATGCCGGGCGCGAGGACGTCGGCGTAAAGGCCACCGGCGAGCGTACCCTGGAGGTCACGCTCCGGAGCCCGACGCCGTTTTTCCTGGACCTCACGACCCTCCCTGTCTACCTGCCGCTAAAGGAGGGTTTCGTGGCCCCGTGGGGCGAGGAGTTCGGCGAGTCCACCGAGAGCCTCCTGTACAACGGGCCGTACGAGATGACCGGGTTCGACCCGGAGCGGGGGGTACGGCTGGAGAAGCGCGAGGGCTACTGGGACTCCGGTAGCGTGGGGACCCGGATCGTGGACGCCCGGACGGCCCCCGGCGCCGGACTCGGCAAGTACGAGTCCGGCGAGCTAGACGTCGCGATCCTGGGCCCCAGACAGGTGCCGCGGCACGAGACGGAGGAGGGCTTCGAGCAGCACACGGACTTCGCCACGTTCTCCCTGTACCTGAACGACCAGGATGCCGCGCTGGGCAACCTGAGCCTCCGCAAGGCGGTACGGTCCGGGTTCGACCGGGACTCGTTCGTGGAGGCCGCTCTAGGCGACGGCTCCGTGCCCGCATACGGCTACGTGCCGTACGCCATGTCCTCCGGCGGGGAGGGCGACGAGGAAGAGACCTTCCGGGAGAGGGCGGGGGACGCCGTCCCCGCCGTGGGCACGGCCGGGGCCCGCCGGTACTGGGAGCGGGGCGTGCGGGAGCTCGGCCGGGAGCCGACGCTGACCATCCTGACCAGCCACGAGGAGGAGGACCGCGAGGCCGCTGCCCTTCTCCAGGAGCAGCTGGAGGAGCGCCTCGGGGCCAGGGTGGAGGTACGGATAGTGCCCCCGGACGTCCTCCTGGAGCGTCAGGAGGCCGGAGAGTACCAGATCCTGGCCTCCCGCGAGACCGCCTACTACGACGACCCGGCAAGCTACCTGGACCCCAGAAGCTCCGGCTCCCCCCTCGAAGGCTTGCGCCCGATAGGGCCGCGCTACGAGGAGCTAATAGCAGAGGCCCGGCGGGAGCCCGACCCCGGACGCCGGGCCCGGCTACTCGCCCGAGCGGAGCGCATCCTGGTGCGAGAGAAAGCCCTCGTCGCGCCGGTCTTCTACCCCGGCGATTCCTACCTGATAAACCCCGCCGTGCAGGGCTACGCCGTCTCGCCCTACGGGGTGCCCGTGGACTACCGTCACGTCAAGGTACAAAGGTAG
- a CDS encoding GNAT family N-acetyltransferase has product MQTPILKDFPDELETDRLIIRSPMPGDGEEKRRAVSESLPSLGPWLHWARREPGPEQAEEEVRRARVAFVERTDLQMLLFHRQSGELVGGSGLHRIEWEIPKFEIGYWCRGRFEGRGYITEAVRGIAGFAAAYLDARRLEIRCDARNLRSARVAESAGFELEARLRDAGLTPDGSIGEILIYSRFPRSP; this is encoded by the coding sequence ATGCAAACACCGATCCTAAAAGACTTCCCGGACGAGCTCGAGACAGATCGGCTCATCATAAGGTCCCCCATGCCCGGCGACGGCGAGGAGAAACGCCGGGCCGTCTCCGAGTCGCTGCCGAGCCTTGGCCCGTGGCTCCACTGGGCGCGACGAGAGCCGGGGCCGGAACAGGCCGAGGAGGAGGTCCGGCGGGCGAGGGTAGCCTTTGTGGAACGCACCGACCTCCAGATGCTGCTGTTTCACCGGCAGAGCGGCGAGCTCGTCGGGGGCAGCGGCCTGCACCGCATCGAGTGGGAGATCCCGAAGTTCGAGATCGGGTACTGGTGCCGCGGCCGATTCGAGGGCCGGGGCTACATCACCGAGGCGGTGCGCGGCATAGCCGGGTTCGCCGCGGCGTACCTGGACGCGAGACGGCTGGAGATCCGCTGCGACGCCCGAAACCTCCGCAGCGCCCGCGTAGCCGAGAGCGCGGGCTTCGAGCTGGAGGCCCGGCTAAGAGACGCCGGCCTCACACCGGACGGGAGCATCGGGGAGATCCTGATCTACTCCCGCTTCCCCCGTTCTCCCTGA
- a CDS encoding bactofilin family protein, protein MATARGMSAARLPNSLNTWTMFLGLLAAAALSLVSARPALALESTMMGDIEVPRGAVPTEAHTVFGDVYVEGYVYGDVRCAFGDVVVRGPVEGDVQTGFGNVYVNAPVKGSVDVGHGAVRLGPQARVGEDLSLGNGNADISAAAVVEGERRYGMMSGGSPVVSGSEAFANITLWLLTTLGFCAAAMLLSVLARRPLTASARSLKRYPGRSALLGVASLPAVALLSGLLAVTLVGAPLLLLSVPAYLALIVFGALVSAYSAGRGLLLVTGSHRGGEALASAVGAFAISVLYLVPVVGPVALFLLALLGTGAAIAATLERLMGGGGWGSGVAGASGVSAR, encoded by the coding sequence GTGGCGACCGCGAGGGGCATGAGCGCGGCCCGGCTCCCCAACTCTCTCAACACCTGGACCATGTTTCTGGGGCTGTTAGCGGCCGCCGCGCTCTCTCTGGTCTCCGCCCGCCCGGCCCTGGCTCTCGAGAGCACCATGATGGGGGATATCGAGGTTCCGCGCGGCGCCGTACCCACCGAGGCCCACACCGTCTTCGGCGACGTCTATGTAGAAGGCTATGTCTACGGTGACGTCCGGTGCGCCTTTGGAGACGTGGTAGTAAGGGGACCGGTCGAGGGGGACGTGCAGACGGGGTTCGGCAACGTGTACGTGAACGCGCCCGTAAAGGGCTCGGTGGACGTGGGCCACGGCGCCGTACGACTCGGGCCCCAGGCGCGCGTCGGGGAGGACCTCTCTCTCGGCAACGGCAACGCCGACATAAGCGCGGCCGCCGTGGTGGAGGGCGAGAGGCGATACGGCATGATGTCGGGGGGCTCTCCCGTGGTGAGTGGCAGCGAGGCCTTCGCCAACATCACCCTCTGGCTGCTGACCACGCTGGGGTTCTGCGCCGCCGCCATGCTGCTCTCGGTGCTGGCCCGCCGCCCGCTCACGGCCTCGGCCCGGAGCCTGAAACGCTACCCCGGACGCTCGGCGCTGCTCGGCGTGGCCTCGCTGCCGGCGGTGGCCCTGCTGTCGGGGCTGCTCGCCGTGACCCTGGTTGGGGCCCCGCTGCTGTTGCTCTCGGTGCCGGCCTATCTGGCGCTGATCGTCTTCGGGGCTCTGGTGTCGGCGTACTCCGCCGGGCGCGGGCTGCTCCTTGTCACGGGCAGTCACCGGGGCGGCGAGGCCCTGGCCTCCGCGGTCGGGGCGTTCGCGATCTCGGTGCTGTACCTTGTGCCCGTGGTCGGCCCGGTCGCACTCTTCCTGCTCGCCCTGCTCGGGACGGGCGCGGCCATTGCCGCCACCCTGGAGCGCCTGATGGGCGGTGGCGGATGGGGCTCCGGCGTGGCCGGTGCGTCCGGCGTGTCCGCGAGGTAG
- a CDS encoding anti-sigma factor, with protein MSPPKSGSEGSGSRCRNAEEIFDLCEGSLEPAHEREVISHLRVCAGCREAYRRENSLTAALSGSGKDGEKGSGRAGSASGRRPGERRPGTASSVAMAIPTRSAATRAVWGVGAAALLAAALFSLSLRSVGPITFLNDLMAACWGLTSGLSDATGIIFAVSGGTVLVALIVGTLADALIAVTLLAVARWWRPRGA; from the coding sequence TTGAGCCCGCCCAAGTCGGGGAGCGAGGGTAGCGGCTCCCGGTGCCGCAACGCGGAGGAGATCTTCGACCTCTGCGAAGGCTCTCTGGAGCCCGCTCACGAGCGCGAGGTGATCTCCCACCTGCGGGTCTGCGCGGGGTGCCGGGAGGCGTACCGTCGTGAGAATAGCCTTACGGCCGCCCTCTCGGGGTCCGGCAAGGATGGCGAGAAAGGCTCCGGGAGGGCCGGTAGCGCGTCCGGCCGGCGGCCGGGTGAGCGGCGTCCGGGGACCGCATCCTCGGTGGCGATGGCGATACCCACCCGTTCCGCCGCCACGCGGGCCGTCTGGGGCGTGGGGGCGGCGGCGCTGCTCGCGGCGGCGCTCTTCTCGCTCTCCCTGCGCTCGGTGGGGCCGATCACCTTCCTCAACGATCTCATGGCCGCCTGCTGGGGTCTTACCTCCGGCCTTTCGGACGCCACCGGGATAATATTCGCCGTCTCCGGAGGGACCGTGCTCGTGGCCCTGATCGTGGGCACCCTCGCGGACGCCCTCATAGCGGTGACGCTCCTCGCGGTCGCCCGGTGGTGGCGACCGCGAGGGGCATGA
- a CDS encoding RNA polymerase sigma factor, translating to MEYTSTVALGGWRERLKRLSVRREGLEDNELAARTLAGDLRSYEELVSRYERLVGHVLYTYAGREAAVDDLVQETFLKAYDKLDTFNPEYRFKTWLLAIANNLGVDTLRRRRDQVEFNPEIHAHVTGGPETAAVEADRSRTLQEAISSLPQTYGVPMILRYNEEMSYAEISEVMEISIPAIKSRLFRARQMLARVIGDSLDDERNERNERNDGPAAVEAES from the coding sequence ATGGAATATACGTCTACGGTGGCCCTCGGTGGTTGGCGGGAGCGTCTCAAGCGCCTCTCGGTGCGCCGCGAAGGGCTGGAGGATAACGAGTTGGCCGCGAGGACGCTCGCCGGTGACCTGCGCTCCTACGAGGAGCTGGTGAGCCGGTACGAGCGGCTGGTGGGGCACGTGCTGTACACCTACGCCGGCAGAGAGGCGGCGGTGGACGACCTGGTGCAGGAGACCTTCCTCAAGGCCTACGACAAGTTGGACACCTTCAACCCGGAGTACCGGTTCAAGACCTGGCTGCTCGCCATAGCCAACAACCTCGGCGTGGATACCCTGCGCCGCCGCCGGGATCAGGTCGAGTTCAACCCCGAGATACACGCCCACGTTACGGGCGGCCCCGAAACCGCCGCGGTCGAAGCCGACCGCTCCCGGACCCTGCAAGAAGCCATATCCTCCCTGCCACAGACCTACGGGGTGCCCATGATCCTCCGCTACAACGAGGAGATGAGCTACGCCGAGATCTCGGAGGTAATGGAGATATCCATCCCGGCCATCAAGAGCCGGCTCTTCCGGGCCCGCCAGATGCTGGCCCGGGTCATCGGGGACTCCCTGGACGACGAGAGAAACGAGAGAAACGAGAGAAATGACGGTCCGGCCGCCGTCGAGGCGGAGTCTTGA
- a CDS encoding lysylphosphatidylglycerol synthase domain-containing protein: MPEGRRFAAAFKWTRPYLGPFLVVLVAVFVGLALYGSWSEVRGYDWRFNPAYLALSGVLIGLYYLQQWGGWRLVMRSFGDPLDRADSMHIWYSTILGRYVPGSVAMVAGRISLCRRRGIPASTTFASIVYENALILITALLITVVCVPFWPAFRHTEYTLFLAALVPVCLALLHPAVFGRLANRLLLKLGRPRLEATLSYGRVLALIPYYLMGWALLGLGFAALAASVARVGAGDLALLVGGYAFAWEVGFLSVVVPSGIGVKEGMLTAISALAFPLPVAVALAALSRLWQTLAELTAAGLAWAFARRRARKANPRGRPK, translated from the coding sequence GTGCCAGAAGGTAGGCGCTTCGCGGCGGCCTTTAAGTGGACGCGGCCGTACCTGGGACCGTTTCTGGTGGTCCTCGTGGCGGTATTCGTGGGGCTTGCGCTGTACGGTAGCTGGAGCGAGGTCCGCGGCTACGATTGGCGCTTCAACCCGGCCTACCTCGCGTTGTCCGGGGTCCTGATCGGGCTCTACTACCTGCAGCAGTGGGGTGGCTGGAGGCTGGTGATGCGCTCCTTCGGGGACCCGCTGGATCGGGCGGATTCCATGCACATCTGGTACTCGACCATTCTGGGGCGGTATGTTCCGGGCAGCGTCGCGATGGTGGCCGGCCGAATTAGCCTGTGCCGGAGGCGGGGCATACCGGCCTCCACGACCTTCGCGAGCATCGTGTACGAGAACGCCCTGATCCTGATCACGGCCCTCCTCATTACCGTCGTCTGCGTCCCCTTCTGGCCCGCCTTCCGCCACACGGAGTACACGCTGTTCCTGGCCGCGCTCGTCCCGGTCTGTCTGGCACTCTTGCACCCGGCCGTTTTCGGGCGGCTGGCCAACCGGCTACTCCTCAAGCTGGGCCGGCCCCGGCTGGAGGCGACGCTCTCGTACGGGCGGGTGCTCGCCCTCATCCCCTACTACCTGATGGGCTGGGCCCTGCTCGGCCTCGGGTTCGCGGCGCTGGCCGCCTCCGTGGCCCGGGTCGGTGCCGGGGATCTCGCACTGCTCGTCGGGGGTTACGCTTTCGCCTGGGAGGTAGGCTTCCTCTCGGTCGTGGTCCCGAGCGGCATAGGCGTGAAGGAGGGTATGCTGACCGCGATCTCGGCCCTGGCGTTTCCGCTCCCGGTGGCCGTCGCCCTGGCCGCGCTCTCCAGGCTGTGGCAGACGCTGGCGGAGCTAACGGCGGCGGGCCTGGCCTGGGCCTTTGCCAGACGCAGAGCCCGCAAGGCCAACCCGCGTGGTAGGCCAAAGTAG
- a CDS encoding Crp/Fnr family transcriptional regulator, with translation MLTRHDTGGFAATSAPNGFDITDFESAGVRVVERRFKPKDTIFTPGDPDDQLYFLLSGTIRLYKMYGDYKEATTALLKGDGIFGKLSMVEGRWQDVFAEAVTEVEVASVQKSALEMVLKRQPDFAMKLFSSLSERLRQSDEVIESLLHREVSTRLATLLLNLSDRFGEQNNGSGTLLDVRLTHQDLANMIASTREAVSKVMSELQREGYIEVQSHKIVIRDRDALVDYSNGPSGLSIDGQARL, from the coding sequence ATGCTCACCAGGCACGACACCGGGGGTTTTGCCGCCACCAGCGCCCCAAACGGCTTCGATATAACGGATTTCGAGAGCGCCGGCGTCCGTGTGGTAGAGAGGCGTTTCAAGCCCAAGGACACCATCTTTACGCCCGGAGACCCCGACGATCAGCTTTACTTCCTGCTCTCGGGCACGATCCGGCTGTACAAGATGTACGGCGACTACAAGGAGGCCACGACCGCCCTGCTCAAGGGAGATGGCATCTTTGGCAAGTTGAGCATGGTCGAGGGCCGCTGGCAGGACGTGTTCGCCGAGGCGGTGACCGAGGTGGAGGTGGCCAGCGTGCAGAAGTCCGCGCTGGAGATGGTGCTCAAGCGCCAGCCGGATTTCGCCATGAAGCTATTCTCGTCGCTGTCGGAGCGCCTGCGCCAGTCGGACGAGGTTATAGAGAGCCTTTTGCACCGCGAGGTGTCCACCAGGCTCGCCACGCTGCTCCTGAACCTCTCCGACCGTTTCGGCGAGCAGAACAACGGCTCCGGGACCCTGCTCGACGTCCGGCTTACCCATCAGGATCTCGCGAATATGATCGCCTCCACCCGGGAGGCGGTGTCGAAGGTGATGAGCGAGCTCCAGCGCGAGGGCTACATCGAGGTGCAGAGCCACAAGATAGTCATCCGCGACCGGGACGCTCTCGTGGACTACTCCAACGGACCCTCCGGGCTCTCCATAGACGGGCAGGCCAGGCTCTAA
- a CDS encoding zinc metallopeptidase — protein sequence MDFLGGIGFGYIMVMIAGLVISGLASMWVKRSYSKHSQEMSASGMTGAQVARSILDRNGLTDVKVEPVAGQLTDHYDPRSKVVRLSEDNFNKPSIAGVSVAAHEVGHAVQDSSGYLPMKLRSGLVPVANFSQQLFMPLLFMGVLISPFFIEIAALVFAGVLLFHVVTLPVEINASTRAYGQLTSYGFLSRKEAGGTKRVLSAAAFTYIAAALTSLLMLVWLLLASRQ from the coding sequence TTGGATTTTCTAGGCGGCATAGGTTTCGGCTATATAATGGTAATGATCGCCGGGCTCGTTATCTCCGGGCTCGCGAGCATGTGGGTCAAGCGGTCCTACTCCAAGCACTCACAGGAGATGAGCGCCTCGGGTATGACCGGCGCGCAGGTGGCGCGGAGTATCCTGGACCGCAACGGGCTGACCGACGTAAAGGTGGAGCCGGTCGCGGGCCAGCTAACCGACCACTATGACCCCCGCTCGAAGGTGGTCCGGCTCTCGGAGGACAACTTCAACAAGCCCTCCATCGCCGGGGTGAGTGTCGCGGCACATGAGGTCGGTCACGCCGTACAGGACTCATCCGGGTACCTGCCGATGAAGCTGCGCTCCGGGCTGGTGCCGGTGGCCAACTTCTCGCAGCAGCTCTTCATGCCGCTGCTGTTCATGGGCGTCCTGATCTCGCCGTTCTTCATCGAGATCGCGGCGCTGGTCTTCGCCGGGGTGCTGCTGTTCCACGTGGTGACGCTGCCGGTCGAGATCAACGCCTCGACCCGGGCCTACGGGCAGCTCACGAGCTACGGCTTTCTCTCGCGCAAGGAGGCCGGCGGCACCAAGCGGGTGCTCTCGGCGGCGGCCTTTACCTACATCGCGGCCGCGCTGACCTCGCTGCTAATGCTGGTGTGGCTCCTGCTGGCCTCCCGCCAGTAG